One window from the genome of Drosophila albomicans strain 15112-1751.03 chromosome 2L, ASM965048v2, whole genome shotgun sequence encodes:
- the LOC117564756 gene encoding dual oxidase, giving the protein MSVPSVPQQRASSTTTTRTTSKKAQHSWRLRLYLGPRVLAPHSALLLLLISLGLSLGFVHCYEKMYSQTEKQRYDGWYNNLAHPDWGSVDSHLVRKAPPSYSDGVYAMAGANRPSTRRLSRLFMRGRDGLGSKFNRTALLAFFGQVVANEIVMASESGCPIEMHRIEIEKCDEMYDRECRGDKYIPFHRAAYDRTTGQSPNAPREQINQMTAWIDGSFIYSTSEAWLNAMRSFHNGTLLTQKDGKLPVRNTMRVPLFNNPVPNVMKMLSPERLFLLGDPRTNQNPALLSFAILFLRWHNTLAQRIKRLNPTWCDEDIFQRARHTVIASLQNVIVYEYLPAFLGSPMPPYEGYKQDIHPGIGHIFQAAAFRFGHTMIPPGIYRRDGECNFKQTPMGYPAIRLCSTWWDSSGFFTDTSVEEVLMGLSSQISEREDPVLCSDVRDKLFGPMEFTRRDLGALNIMRGRDNGLPDYNTAREAYGLQRHATWTDINPQLFEAQPGLLDMLKEAYSNQLDDVDVYVGGMLESYGRPGELFTNVIKEQFTRLRDADRFWFENERNGIFTPEEIAELRKITLWDIIVNSTDIDEDEIQRDVFMWHAGDPCPQPMQLNATELEPCNYLEGYDYFSGSELMFIYVCVFLGFVPILCAGAGYCVVKLQNSKRRRLKIRQEALRAPQQKGSVDKMLAREWLHANHKRLVTVKFGPEAAIYTVDRKGEKLRTFSLQHVDMVSVEESATNHIKKKPYILLRVPSDHDLVLELESYGARRKFVKKLEDFLLLHKKELTLMEVNRDIMLARAETRERRQKRLEYFFREAYALTFGLRPGERRRRSDASSDGEVMTVMRTSLSKAEFAAALGMKPNDMFVRKMFNIVDKDQDGRISFQEFLETVVLFSRGKTDDKLRIIFDMCDNDRNGVIDKGELSEMMRSLVEIARTTSLGDDQVTELIDGMFQDVGLEHKNHLTYQDFKLMMKEYKGDFVAIGLDCKGAKQNFLDTSTNVARMTSFNIEPMQDKPRHWLLAKWDAYITFLEENRQNIFYLFLFYVVTIVLFVERFIHYSFMAEHTDLRHIMGVGIAITRGSAASLSFCYSLLLLTMSRNLITKLKEFPIQQYIPLDSHIQFHKIAACTALFFSVLHTVGHIVNFYHVSTQSHENLRCLTREVHFASDYKPDITFWLFQTVTGTTGVLLFIIMCIIFVFAHPTIRKRAYNFFWNMHTLYIGLYLLSLIHGLARLTGPPRFWMFFLGPGIVYTLDKIVSLRTKYMALDVIETDLLPSDVIKIKFYRPPNLKYLSGQWVRLSCTAFRPHEMHSFTLTSAPHENFLSCHIKAQGPWTWKLRNYFDPCNYNPEDQPKIRIEGPFGGGNQDWYKFEVAVMVGGGIGVTPYASILNDLVFGTSTNRYSGVACKKVYFLWICPSHKHFEWFIDVLRDVEKKDVTNVLEIHIFITQFFHKFDLRTTMLYICENHFQRLSKTSIFTGLKAVNHFGRPDMSSFLKFVQKKHSYVSKIGVFSCGPRPLTKSVMSACDEVNKTRKLPYFIHHFENFG; this is encoded by the exons ATGAGTGTTCCAAGCGTGCCCCAACAGCGGGCATCATCAACAACTACCACTCGAACAACATCTAAAAAAGCCCAGCATAGCTGGAGACTGAGACTATATCTAGGGCCTAGGGTACTAGCCCCTCACAGCGCCCtcctattgttgttgattaGTCTGGGCCTCAGCCTCGGATTTGTGCATTGTTATG AGAAAATGTATAGTCAGACTGAAAAGCAGCGTTACGATGGCTGGTATAATAATCTGGCCCATCCCGACTGGGGCTCTGTAG aCAGCCATCTGGTGCGCAAGGCACCGCCCTCATACTCAGATGGAGTATACGCCATGGCAGGGGCCAATCGACCCTCGACGAGGCGACTGAGTCGGTTGTTCATGCGCGGACGCGATGGATTGGGTTCGAAATTCAATCGAACCGCTTTGCTGGCCTTCTTCGGCCAGGTGGTGGCCAATGAGATTGTGATGGCATCGGAATCGGGCTGCCCCATTGAAATGCATCGCATTGAGATTGAGAAGTGCGATGAGATGTACGATCGCGAGTGTCGCGGTGACAAATATATACCCTTCCATAGGGCTGCCTACGATCGGACCACGGGTCAAAGTCCGAATGCGCCAAGGGAACAG ATAAATCAAATGACTGCTTGGATTGATGGCAGTTTCATTTACAGCACCTCTGAGGCGTGGCTCAATGCCATGCGCTCCTTCCACAACGGCACCCTGCTCACCCAGAAGGATGGCAAGCTTCCGGTGCGCAACACTATGCGGGTGCCGCTCTTCAACAATCCGGTGCCGAACGTGATGAAGATGCTCAGTCCCGAGCGGTTATTCC TGCTGGGAGATCCGCGTACCAATCAAAATCCCGCCCTCCTCTCGTTTGCCATACTCTTTCTGCGCTGGCACAACACTTTGGCGCAGCGCATCAAGCGCTTGAATCCCACCTGGTGTGATGAGGACATCTTCCAGCGTGCTCGCCACACTGTGATTGCCAGTCTACAGAACGTCATTGTCTACGAGTACCTGCCGGCATTTCTGGGTTCACCCATGCCACCCTATGAGGGTTATAAACAGGACATACATCCGGGCATTGGTCACATATTCCAAGCAGCCGCTTTTCGCTTTGGTCACACCATGATTCCACCCGGAATCTATCGACGCGATGGCGAATGCAATTTCAAGCAGACACCAATGGGATATCCCGCAATTCGCCTGTGCTCTACGTGGTGGGACTCCAGC GGTTTCTTCACCGACACCAGCGTGGAGGAGGTTCTGATGGGTCTATCTTCGCAGATTTCAGAACGAGAGGATCCTGTTCTATGCTCCGATGTGCGTGACAAACTTTTTGGACCCATGGAGTTTACGCGTCGCGATTTGGGTGCACTAAACATAATGAGGGGTCGTGACAACGGTCTGCCCGATTATAATACCGCCCGAGAAGCTTATGGTCTGCAGAGACACGCCACTTGGACGGACATCAATCCGCAGCTATTTGAAGCACAGCCAGGGCTATTAGA TATGTTGAAAGAAGCCTACAGCAATCAGTTGGACGACGTGGACGTTTACGTCGGCGGCATGCTGGAATCCTATGGTCGTCCTGGAGAGCTTTTCACCAATGTTATCAAGGAGCAGTTCACGCGGTTGCGAGACGCCGATCGCTTTTGGTTTGAGAACGAGCGTAATGGCATTTTTACGCCCGAGGAAATTGCGGAGTTACGCAAGATTACGCTGTGGGACATCATTGTAAATAGCACAGACATTGACGAGGATGAGATTCAACGCGATGTCTTCATGTGGCATGCAGGAGATCCTTGTCCGCAGCCAATGCAGCTGAATGCTACAGAGCTTGAACCCTGCAACTATTTGGAGGGATACGATTACTTCTCCGGCTCGGAACTCATGTTCATCTATGTGTGCGTCTTTCTGGGATTCGTACCCATTCTGTGTGCTGGCGCCGGTTACTGTGTGGTTAAGTTACAGAATAGCAAGCGTCGAAGGCTGAAGATACGCCAAGAGGCATTGCGAGCACCTCAGCAAAAGGGTTCCGTGGACAAGATGTTGGCACGTGAGTGGTTGCATGCCAACCACAAGCGTCTGGTCACTGTCAAGTTCGGTCCTGAGGCTGCCATTTATACAGTAGATCGCAAGGGCGAAAAGCTGCGCACTTTTAGTCTGCAGCACGTGGACATGGTCAGTGTGGAGGAGTCCGCCACCAATCACATCAAGAAGAAGCCCTACATACTGTTGCGTGTGCCCAGCGATCATGATCTGGTGCTGGAGCTGGAGTCCTACGGAGCGCGGCGAAAGTTCGTCAAGAAGTTGGAGGActttctgctgctgcacaaaAAGGAACTCACGCTCATGGAGGTTAATCGTGACATTATGTTGGCCAGAGCAGAGACACGAGAGCGCCGCCAGAAGCGGCTGGAATACTTCTTCCGGGAGGCCTACGCCTTGACGTTTGGACTACGACCTGGCGAGCGAAGACGTCGCTCTGATGCCTCCAGCGATGGCGAAGTAATGACCGTGATGAGGACCAGCCTGTCGAAGGCAGAATTTGCCGCCGCACTGGGCATGAAACCAAACGATATGTTTGTGCGCAAGATGTTCAACATTGTGGACAAGGATCAGGATGGTCGCATTAGTTTCCAGGAGTTCCTCGAGACGGTTGTGCTCTTCTCACGCGGCAAAACCGACGACAAGCTTCGCATTATCTTCGACATGTGCGATAATGATCGAAACGGCGTCATCGACAAGGGAGAACTAAGTGAGATGATGCGTTCACTGGTGGAGATTGCACGCACCACAAGCCTGGGCGATGATCAGGTCACTGAACTGATTGATGGCATGTTCCAGGACGTTGGCCTTGAGCATAAGAATCACTTAACCTATCAGGACTTTAAGCTGATGATGAAGGAATACAAGGGAGACTTTGTGGCCATTGGCCTCGATTGCAAGGGTGCCAAGCAAAATTTCCTGGACACTTCCACGAATGTCGCCCGCATGACCTCGTTCAACATTGAACCCATGCAGGACAAGCCACGACATTGGCTGCTCGCCAAGTGGGATGCCTACATAACATTCCTGGAGGAGAACCGTCAAAATATCTTCTATCTATTCCTGTTCTATGTGGTCACAATTGTGCTCTTCGTGGAGCGCTTTATTCACTACTCATTCATGGCAGAGCACACGGATCTGAGGCACATCATGGGCGTGGGCATTGCAATCACGCGAGGATCAGCTGCCTCGCTATCCTTCTGCTActccctgctgctgctgactatGTCCCG CAATCTCATCACGAAACTCAAGGAATTCCCCATACAGCAATACATTCCCCTGGACTCGCACATCCAGTTTCACAAGATTGCAGCCTGCACAGCGTTATTCTTCTCGGTTCTTCACACAGTCGGACACATTGTGAACTTCTACCACGTGTCAACGCAGTCACATGAGAATCTCCGTTGTCTCACGAGGGAAGTGCACTTTGCCTCCGACTACAAGCCGGACATCACGTTCTGGCTCTTCCAGACGGTGACTGGCACAACGGGAGTGCTGCTCTTCATCATCATGTGCATCATTTTCGTGTTTGCCCATCCCACCATACGCAAGCGTGCGTACAATTTCTTCTGGAACATGCACACGCTCTACATTGGCCTCTATCTACTGAGTCTAATCCATGGACTGGCGCGTCTGACGGGGCCGCCTCGCTTCTGGATGTTCTTCCTGGGACCTGGTATTGTCTACACGCTCGATAAAATTGTCTCGCTGCGCACCAAGTACATGGCATTGGATGTCATCGAGACGGACTTGTTACCCTCGGATGTAATCAAAATCAAGTTCTACAGGCCTCCAAATCTAAAGTATTTGTCCGGTCAATGGGTGCGTCTCTCCTGCACTGCCTTCCGACCCCATGAGATGCATAGCTTTACTCTGACCTCAGCACCACATGAAAACTTCCTCAGCTGTCACATTAAGGCGCAGGGTCCCTGGACCTGGAAGCTGCGGAATTATTTCGATCCGTGCAACTACAATCCTGAGGATCAGCCAAAGATACGCATCGAAGGTCCGTTTGGCGGCGGTAATCAGGATTGGTATAAGTTTGAGGTGGCCGTCATGGTGGGCGGTGGCATCGGTGTCACGCCCTACGCCTCCATACTGAACGATCTGGTGTTTGGCACCAGCACCAATCGCTACTCGGGCGTGGCCTGCAAGAAGGTCTACTTCCTGTGGATCTGTCCATCTCACAAGCACTTTGAGTGGTTTATTGATGTGTTGCGCGATGTGGAGAAGAAGGATGTGACGAATGTCCTTGAGATCCACATCTTTATAACACAGTTCTTCCACAAATTCGATCTAAGAACAACGATGCTG TACATTTGCGAGAACCATTTCCAGCGCCTCTCCAAGACCTCGATATTCACAGGTCTGAAGGCAGTGAATCATTTCGGACGTCCCGACATGTCCAGCTTCCTTAAGTTTGTGCAAAAGAAGCACTCCTAT GTTTCTAAAATAGGTGTCTTCTCGTGCGGTCCGAGGCCGCTGACAAAGAGCGTCATGTCCGCCTGTGATGAAGTGAATAAAACACGCAAGTTGCCTTACTTTATACATCACTTTGAGAACTTTGGTTAA
- the LOC117564757 gene encoding glucose-6-phosphatase catalytic subunit 1: MDLEVFRLAADSYHHLLNAELHINEWVQEHLSLAEPLFRFISVYLEPGTLFNVLIPLMGILSQGLLTQLLYMITVVSTVSSLEKWIYPELRPLWWLRELYANGNRNAIRSGIALQSHDLSCETSGGLPCAHSMSLMAFLVILSSHLSLSSGCRNRKVLLYSIVGCCMISVWLSRLYLATEFLHQCLLGSYIAISTLSNIDRHSDYLRSRRRIHLVAIVLLLGSLATAVYFIKLRLGFDPHWSVRQAFKWCPEPTYMRHEGSPIFLLTRDLGNLMGVALSVPLELKPRKSSLSRRFGGILIVEIFNHILRLYTPKQHGRFAFLAFEFSRNALHSLTLIKILPKLIKEKVA; the protein is encoded by the exons ATGGATTTGGAGGTGTTTCGCCTGGCGGCAGATTCATATCACCATTTGCTCAACGCGGAGTTGCATATTAACGAATGGGTGCAGGAACA CTTAAGCTTGGCAGAGCCGCTTTTCCGGTTCATCAGTGTTTATCTGGAGCCTGGAACGCTGTTCAATGTGCTGATTCCTTTGATGGGAATCCTCAGTCAAGGTTTGCTCACGCAGTTGCTCTACATGATTACCGTGGTCAGCACTGTGAGTTCTCTAGAGAAATG GATATATCCGGAATTGCGCCCGCTTTGGTGGCTACGCGAACTCTACGCAAATGGGAATAGAAATGCCATCAGATCAGGCATCGCTCTTCAAAGTCACGATCTGAGCTGCGAGACAAGTGGGGGTCTGCCGTGTGCTCACTCCATGTCCTTAATGGCATTCCTCGTCATACTCAGCTCACACCTGTCGCTCTCGAGCGGCTGTCGAAATCGCAAAGTCCTTCTGTATAGCATCGTTGGCTGCTGCATGATAAGCGTGTGGCTGAGTCGCCTTTATTTGGCCACCGAGTTCCTGCATCAGTGTTTGCTGGGCAGTTACATTGCCATCAGCACCTTGAGCAACATCGATAGGCATTCGGATTACTTGAGAAGCCGTCGACGAATCCATCTTGTTGCCATAGTTCTTCTACTTGGCAGCCTAGCAACGGCGGTGTATTTTATAAAGCTGCGTCTCGGCTTCGATCCTCATTGGTCTGTGCGGCAG GCTTTCAAGTGGTGTCCAGAACCCACTTATATGCGGCATGAAGGAAGTCCCATTTTTCTGCTGACACGAGATCTGGGCAATTTGATGGGCGTGGCTTTATCAGTGCCTCTGGAATT AAAACCAAGAAAATCATCTTTATCTCGACGCTTTGGGGGCATTCTCATTGTGGAGATTTTCAACCATATTCTCCGTCTTTATACTCCCAAACAACATGGACGCTTTGcctttttggcatttgaattTAGTCGTAATGCACTTCACTCCCTGACATTAATCAAAATCTTGCCAAAGTTGATTAAGGAAAAAGTTGCGTAG
- the LOC117564666 gene encoding inhibin beta B chain, whose protein sequence is MAKYFMTLALLLCLALENNNIYARSHASSQESLSLPLVRTHPHPRHQPHQHVQHTSQQLQQHHTRQQRDRQPKHVAPDPTSEEEEPTANQQRKLFHYYQRLRRHLRHQREHRLQQERSYHRVSDEELKNSPKLWQLLSHGYNYDEPDEQSDYLDSTQMFADAPALEDALLFNAEDEQEDYVKNELASSLVEPAPPELIVEQPVAAPDPAPIEVSLESAANTTKKASGGCPKCESNRQVEHITEEELRRLRIEFVKQQILEKLRLKESPNVSASELPRPIFEGVTLTQSDEANKNKDYDDYYARTNQKFILLQREEIECSRLGVHPSMCFSFKIDDVDADGFDVSNAVLWLYKNKQNYTKASNESQSNGPQKKHTLVVSEVEQQLDSEYLPLAKAIAIQSVDDQDEWMQINIDWPIKRWYGSHELSHLIQITCESCDISSMEQIISVNKNYRPFIMIDTQNRPSKSRQKRNINCSSGVTECCREKLNISFADIGWDNWILHPSGYEAYFCRGSCSSVASVAQASSHHSSLLKILSSNGTRKPLDLIPCCTAKQYSSLQLVVLDSNQVATTKTLPNMIVESCGCR, encoded by the exons ATGGCCAAGTACTTCATGACCTTGGCTCTGCTCCTGTGCCTGGCACtcgagaacaacaacatctaTGCCCGCTCACATGCCAGCTCCCAGGAGTCACTCAGCCTGCCCCTGGTGCGCACTCATCCGCATCCCAGACACCAGCCGCATCAGCATGTGCAACACACgtcgcagcagctgcagcagcatcacaCTCGCCAGCAGCGAGATCGTCAGCCAAAGCATGTTGCCCCAGATCCCACCAGCGAGGAGGAGGAACCGACGGCCAATCAGCAGCGGAAGCTATTCCACTACTATCAACGTCTGAGGCGTCATTTGCGTCACCAGCGGGAGCACCGATTGCAGCAGGAGCGCAGCTATCATCGTGTGTCGGATGAGGAGCTCAAGAACAGTCCcaagctgtggcagctgctcagTCACGGTTACAACTACGACGAACCCGACGAGCAAAGCGATTACCTGGACTCGACACAAATGTTTGCTGATGCTCCAGCGCTGGAGGATGCCCTGCTGTTCAACGCTGAAGATGAGCAAGAGGATTATGTCAAAAATGAGCTGGCTTCAAGTCTGGTTGAGCCTGCGCCACCAGAGCTCATTGTAGAGCAACCAGTGGCAGCTCCTGATCCAGCCCCAATTGAAGTTTCACTTGAAAGCGCTGCAAACACAACGAAGAAAGCAAGCGGCGGCTGCCCGAAATGTGAGAGCAATCGCCAAGTGGAACACATCACAGAGGAGGAACTGCGGCGCCTGCGCATCGAGTTCGTCAAGCAGCAGATACTCGAGAAGCTGCGCCTCAAGGAGAGCCCCAATGTCTCGGCCTCAGAGCTGCCACGCCCCATCTTCGAGGGCGTAACGCTCACTCAGTCGGATGAGGCGAACAAGAATAAAGATTATGATGATTACTATGCGCGCACCAATCAGAAGTTCATACTCTTGCAGCGAG aGGAGATCGAGTGCAGTCGCCTGGGCGTGCATCCATCCATGTGCTTTAGCTTCAAGATCGATGACGTGGATGCCGATGGCTTCGATGTGAGCAACGCCGTCTTGTGGCTCTACAAGAACAAACAGAACTACACCAAGGCCAGCAACGAGAGCCAATCGAATGGGCCACAGAAAAAGCATACGCTGGTCGTCTCCGAggtggagcagcagctggactCCGAGTATCTGCCGCTGGCCAAGGCGATAGCCATACAATCGGTTGATGATCAGG ATGAATGGATGCAAATCAATATCGACTGGCCCATCAAGAGGTGGTACGGCAGCCACGAGCTCAGCCATCTTATACAGATCACCTGCGAATCGTGCGATATTAGCAGCATGGAGCAGATCATCTCGGTGAACAAGAACTACAGACCCTTCATCATGATCGATACGCAGAATCGTCCGAGTAAATCGCGCCAGAAGCGCAATATCAATTGCTCCAGCGGTGTGACCGAATGTTGTCGTGAGAAGCTCAACATTTCGTTTGCAGACATTGGGTGGGACAATTGGATCCTGCATCCCAGTGGCTACGAAGCCTACTTCTGTCGTGGCTCCTGCAGCTCTGTGGCGAGTGTCGCCCAGGCTTCGTCACATCACAGCTCTTTGCTG AAAATCCTTTCATCAAATGGTACACGCAAACCGTTGGATCTGATTCCCTGCTGTACCGCCAAACAGTATTCCTCGCTGCAGTTGGTCGTCCTTGATTCGAACCAGGTGGCGACAACCAAAACTCTGCCCAACATGATCGTCGAATCGTGCGGCTGCAGATAG